From Acinonyx jubatus isolate Ajub_Pintada_27869175 chromosome B2, VMU_Ajub_asm_v1.0, whole genome shotgun sequence, a single genomic window includes:
- the LOC106985145 gene encoding olfactory receptor 2W1 — MGQNNHTSLHGFILLGFSDHPKLEMVLSGVVTLFYFITWVGNTAIILASLLDSHLHTPMYFFLRNLSFLDLCFTTSIIPQMLINLWGPDKTISYVGCVTQLYVYMWLGSTECLLLAVMSYDRFTAICKPLHYLVIMNPHLCLKMIITVWSISLAVSVLLCTLTLNLPRCGNNLLDHFLCELPAMIKIACIDTTTVEMSVFALGIVIVLTPLGLILISYGYIAKAVLRIKSKEGQQKAINTCGSHLTVVSIFYGTIIYMYLQPGNSASKDQGKFLTLFYTIVTPSLNPLVYTLRNKDMKNALRKLVRVDRESTKSKRDQKS, encoded by the coding sequence ATGGGCCAAAACAATCACACTTCCCTGCACGGTTTTATTCTGCTCGGCTTCTCGGACCATCCCAAACTGGAGATGGTCCTATCAGGAGTTGTCACTCTCTTCTACTTCATTACGTGGGTGGGTAACACAGCCATCATCCTTGCATCTCTCCTGGATTCCCATCTCCACACACCGATGTATTTTTTCCTCAGGAACTTATCTTTCCTGGATCTATGTTTCACAACCAGCATCATCCCTCAGATGCTCATTAACTTGTGGGGACCTGACAAGACCATCAGCTATGTGGGCTGTGTCACTCAACTCTACGTTTATATGTGGTTGGGTTCCACTGAGTGCCTCCTCCTCGCTGTTATGTCCTATGATCGTTTCACAGCTATTTGTAAGCCCCTGCATTATTTGGTAATCATGAACCCACATCTCTGTCTCAAGATGATAATCACAGTCTGGAGCATTAGTTTGGCTGTTTCTGTATTATTATGTACACTCACCCTGAATTTGCCTCGATGTGGAAACAACCTTCTGGACCATTTCTTGTGTGAGTTGCCAGCTATGATCAAGATAGCTTGTATAGACACCACAACAGTTGaaatgtctgtttttgctttgggCATTGTCATTGTCCTTACACCACTCGGCCTTATTCTTATATCCTATGGCTACATCGCCAAAGCTGTGCTGAGAATAAAGTCAAAAGAAGGCCAACAAAAAGCAATTAATACCTGTGGATCTCATCTCACTGTCGTGTCCATCTTCTATGGAACTATTATCTACATGTACCTGCAACCAGGTAACAGTGCCTCCAAAGACCAGGGAAAGTTCCTCACCCTCTTTTACACGATTGTCACTCCAAGTCTTAACCCTCTCGTTTATACCCTGCGGAACAAGGACATGAAGAATGCATTGAGGAAGCTGGTGAGAGTTGACCGTGAATCTACAAAATCAAAGAGGGACCAAAAGTCATAG